The proteins below are encoded in one region of Telopea speciosissima isolate NSW1024214 ecotype Mountain lineage chromosome 10, Tspe_v1, whole genome shotgun sequence:
- the LOC122644201 gene encoding tubulin beta-4 chain, translated as MREILHVQGGQCGNQIGSKFWEVVCDEHGIDPTGRYTGTSDLQLERVNVYYNEASCGRFVPRAVLMDLEPGTMDSVRTGPYGQIFRPDNFVFGQSGAGNNWAKGHYTEGAELIDSVLDVVRKEAENCDCLQGFQVCHSLGGGTGSGMGTLLISKIREEYPDRMMLTFSVFPSPKVSDTVVEPYNATLSVHQLVENADECMVLDNEALYDICFRTLKLTTPSFGDLNHLISATMSGVTCCLRFPGQLNSDLRKLAVNLIPFPRLHFFMVGFAPLTSRGSQQYRALTVPELTQQMWDAKNMMCAADPRHGRYLTASAMFRGKMSTKEVDEQMINVQNKNSSYFVEWIPNNVKSSVCDIPPRGLSMASTFIGNSTSIQEMFRRVSEQFTAMFRRKAFLHWYTGEGMDEMEFTEAESNMNDLVSEYQQYQDATADEEGDYEDEEEGDYEAEHV; from the exons ATGAGAGAAATCCTTCACGTTCAAGGTGGGCAATGCGGTAACCAGATCGGATCGAAGTTCTGGGAGGTTGTTTGTGATGAGCATGGCATAGATCCAACCGGAAGGTACACTGGTACCTCAGATCTGCAACTGGAACGCGTTAATGTCTACTATAATGAAGCTTCTTGCGGGAGGTTTGTTCCTCGTGCAGTGCTCATGGATCTGGAGCCTGGAACCATGGACAGTGTTCGGACTGGCCCGTACGGCCAGATCTTCCGTCCAGATAACTTTGTTTTTGGACAGTCTGGTGCCGGGAATAACTGGGCAAAGGGGCATTACACGGAAGGAGCAGAGTTGATTGACTCAGTTCTTGATGTCGTGCGCAAGGAGGCTGAGAACTGTGACTGTCTTCAAG GTTTTCAAGTATGCCACTCTCTCGGTGGAGGAACTGGTTCTGGAATGGGGACTTTGTTGATCTCTAAGATCAGGGAAGAATACCCTGACCGCATGATGCTTACATTCTCTGTCTTTCCTTCCCCAAAGGTATCCGATACAGTTGTTGAGCCCTACAATGCTACTCTCTCTGTTCATCAGTTGGTAGAGAATGCAGATGAGTGTATGGTGCTTGATAATGAGGCCTTGTATGATATATGCTTCAGGACGCTTAAGCTAACAACTCCTAGCT TCGGAGATTTGAACCACTTGATCTCTGCAACCATGAGTGGTGTCACCTGCTGCCTCAGGTTTCCTGGTCAGCTTAATTCTGATCTTAGGAAGCTTGCAGTGAACCTGATCCCATTCCCTCGACTCCACTTTTTCATGGTGGGATTTGCCCCTCTGACCTCACGTGGATCACAGCAGTACCGTGCCCTGACTGTGCCGGAGCTGACCCAGCAGATGTGGGATGCCAAGAACATGATGTGTGCTGCTGACCCACGACATGGCCGCTACCTGACTGCCTCAGCCATGTTCAGGGGCAAGATGAGCACCAAGGAAGTTGATGAGCAGATGATCAATGTGCAGAACAAGAACTCATCCTACTTTGTTGAATGGATCCCCAACAACGTCAAATCGAGTGTCTGTGACATCCCACCAAGGGGCCTGTCAATGGCGTCAACTTTCATTGGGAACTCAACCTCCATTCAAGAGATGTTCAGGAGGGTGAGTGAGCAATTCACAGCCATGTTTAGAAGAAAAGCTTTCTTGCACTGGTACACCGGCGAAGGTATGGATGAGATGGAATTCACTGAAGCAGAAAGCAACATGAATGACCTTGTCTCCGAGTATCAGCAGTACCAGGATGCAACCGCTGATGAGGAAGGCGACTATGAAGACGAGGAGGAAGGTGACTATGAAGCCGAACATGTGTGA